Genomic window (Synechococcales cyanobacterium T60_A2020_003):
CTTTGACGGTCGCCATTGTTTGAATCGCAAGGTCACTATAAAGAACTGACGCGCCGGGTTTGCCGCTCAACTCCTCGACCACCCACTGCCCCAGCACAGATTCTTCGATCCAGAAGGTGAGGCTTCCCCTAGCCTTCAATCCAGCGTTATACTCTGACCA
Coding sequences:
- a CDS encoding transposase — its product is MKPQYRIRNWSEYNAGLKARGSLTFWIEESVLGQWVVEELSGKPGASVLYSDLAIQTMATVK